A genomic stretch from Edaphobacter aggregans includes:
- a CDS encoding efflux RND transporter permease subunit has translation MWIVRLALRRPYTFVVLSILLLIMGPVTILRTPTDIFPNIDIPVVSVVWQYSGLSAEQMSSRIVILTERVLSTTVNNIEHVESQSMTGIAVVKIFFQPHVDISTAIAQVTAVSQTQLRQLPAGTTPPLIIVYNASSVPILQLALSGKGMSEQELNDWGQNFLRPQLITVEGAAIPYSYGGKQRQVQVDLNTQALQAKGLAPSDVTTAIGNQNLILPSGTTKMGLFEFNVETNGSPEGIDDLNEVPIKVANGATIFVRDVAHVRDGFPPQTNIVRSDGQRGSLMTVLKNGNTSTLDIVKGIRGLLPQVAATLPEALKITPIADQSIFVRASINGVVREAIIAACLTAIMILIFLGSWRSTIIIAVSIPLSILCSIITLSALGETINIMTLGGLALAVGILVDDATVEIENINRNLEMGKETEQAILDGAAQIAVPAFVSTLSICIVFVPMFFLSGVAKYLFVPLAEAVVFAMLASYLLSRTIVPTMAKYLLQVHNEQEVEKKKESRNPLVRFQLAFEHGFEKLRGGYHNLLKGAVAHPVLFTICFFAACLASFALFPWLGQDFFPAVDGGQFKLHVRAQTGTRIEETARLCDLIENSIRREIPASELSNILDNIGLPYSGINTSYSNSAAIGPADADIQVSLTEKHRPTDEYVHALRGRLAREFPGLTFYFLPADIVSQILNFGLPAPIDIQIVGQNVEANRQYANKLFNQVKYVPGMTDLRIQQPFNSPKLQVDIDRIKSQGAGYTARDVASNLLIALSGSFQTAPTFWLNPQNGVSYNISAQTPQFKTDSLQGLGNIPINNSAGTPPQILKNLASINPGQEQATVSHFNVQPVLDIYGSVQGRDLGGVSREINRILAETKNDLPRGTRVIVRGQVQTMKASFVGLLGGLVFSIVLVYLLIVINFQSWMDPFVIIAALPAALAGIVWFLFLTHTTLSVPALTGSIMCMGVATANSILVVSFAKEQMEEKKTATEAALEAGFTRFRPVLMTALAMIIGMVPMALGLGEGGEQNAPLGRAVIGGLLLATLSTLFFVPTFFSLVHAKDKPKVVEYNDEFRTGESAGEIS, from the coding sequence ATGTGGATTGTTCGTTTAGCCCTACGGCGCCCGTATACCTTTGTCGTCCTGTCAATATTATTGCTGATCATGGGGCCTGTAACGATTTTGCGGACCCCAACGGATATCTTTCCCAACATCGATATTCCGGTGGTCAGTGTTGTATGGCAGTACTCCGGCCTGTCGGCTGAACAGATGTCATCCCGTATTGTGATTCTGACCGAACGGGTGTTGAGCACCACGGTCAACAATATCGAGCATGTCGAATCACAGTCCATGACAGGCATCGCTGTCGTGAAGATTTTCTTTCAGCCGCATGTGGACATCAGCACAGCAATCGCCCAGGTTACAGCAGTCTCCCAGACGCAGTTGAGACAACTGCCAGCAGGAACGACTCCGCCTTTGATTATCGTTTACAACGCGTCCAGCGTGCCGATTCTTCAATTGGCCTTATCGGGAAAGGGGATGTCGGAGCAGGAACTCAATGACTGGGGGCAAAATTTCCTTCGCCCGCAGTTGATCACGGTCGAAGGTGCGGCTATTCCCTACTCTTATGGCGGCAAGCAGCGTCAGGTGCAGGTTGACTTGAACACGCAGGCGTTGCAGGCTAAAGGGCTTGCGCCATCCGATGTGACGACAGCGATTGGCAATCAGAACCTGATTCTGCCCTCGGGCACGACCAAGATGGGGCTGTTCGAATTCAACGTCGAGACTAACGGCAGCCCCGAGGGCATCGACGACCTGAACGAAGTTCCAATCAAGGTGGCCAACGGCGCAACAATCTTCGTTCGCGATGTCGCCCATGTGCGCGATGGATTTCCACCCCAGACCAACATAGTCCGATCGGATGGGCAGCGCGGTTCGCTGATGACGGTTTTGAAGAACGGAAATACGTCAACGCTCGACATAGTGAAGGGAATCCGTGGGCTCCTGCCGCAAGTGGCTGCGACGCTGCCTGAAGCGCTGAAGATCACTCCTATCGCCGACCAATCGATTTTTGTGCGGGCCTCGATCAATGGCGTAGTAAGAGAGGCTATCATTGCCGCCTGCCTTACCGCGATCATGATCCTGATCTTCCTGGGAAGCTGGCGGAGCACGATCATTATTGCGGTATCTATCCCGCTGTCGATTCTGTGTTCGATCATCACGTTGAGTGCGCTGGGCGAGACGATTAACATCATGACGCTGGGCGGTCTCGCGCTTGCCGTTGGAATTCTGGTCGATGACGCGACTGTTGAGATCGAGAACATCAACCGCAATCTGGAAATGGGGAAGGAGACCGAGCAAGCCATTCTGGATGGCGCAGCCCAGATCGCGGTGCCGGCCTTTGTCTCAACGCTGAGCATTTGCATTGTGTTTGTACCGATGTTCTTCCTAAGTGGGGTGGCCAAATACCTCTTTGTTCCGCTAGCGGAGGCCGTGGTATTCGCTATGCTCGCGTCGTACCTGTTGTCGCGAACAATAGTGCCGACCATGGCGAAGTATCTACTGCAAGTGCACAACGAACAAGAGGTAGAAAAGAAAAAGGAGAGCCGTAATCCGCTTGTGCGTTTCCAACTCGCCTTCGAACACGGCTTTGAAAAGCTGAGAGGCGGATATCACAATCTCCTGAAGGGCGCGGTTGCGCATCCTGTTCTGTTCACGATCTGCTTCTTTGCGGCCTGCCTTGCATCCTTTGCTCTGTTCCCGTGGCTTGGGCAGGATTTCTTTCCAGCGGTTGATGGTGGACAGTTCAAGTTACACGTACGCGCACAGACCGGGACCAGAATCGAGGAAACAGCTCGCTTATGCGACTTGATAGAAAACAGTATTCGCAGGGAGATTCCTGCGAGTGAGTTGTCCAACATTCTGGACAATATCGGCCTGCCTTACTCCGGCATCAATACGTCCTACAGCAACTCGGCCGCTATAGGACCCGCCGATGCGGATATCCAGGTGTCTTTGACGGAGAAGCACAGGCCCACGGACGAATACGTTCATGCGCTGCGCGGGCGGCTGGCGAGAGAATTTCCCGGGCTGACTTTCTACTTCCTGCCAGCCGATATCGTCAGCCAGATTCTGAACTTCGGTCTGCCCGCGCCTATCGATATTCAGATTGTCGGCCAGAATGTTGAAGCAAACCGCCAGTACGCCAATAAGTTGTTCAATCAGGTTAAATATGTGCCGGGCATGACGGATCTGAGGATCCAGCAGCCGTTCAACTCACCGAAGCTCCAGGTCGATATCGACCGGATCAAATCGCAAGGTGCTGGGTATACAGCGCGCGATGTGGCGAGCAACCTGCTGATTGCATTGAGCGGAAGCTTTCAAACCGCGCCAACGTTCTGGCTAAATCCGCAAAATGGGGTGAGCTATAACATCTCTGCCCAGACTCCACAGTTTAAAACTGATTCGCTCCAGGGCCTTGGCAATATACCGATCAACAATTCGGCTGGCACGCCACCGCAGATTTTGAAAAACCTAGCGTCAATCAACCCCGGTCAGGAACAGGCCACGGTATCGCATTTCAACGTGCAGCCGGTGCTGGATATTTATGGATCGGTGCAAGGGCGCGATCTCGGCGGCGTGTCGAGGGAGATCAACCGGATCCTGGCGGAGACCAAGAATGATCTGCCGCGGGGAACGCGAGTGATTGTTCGCGGACAGGTGCAGACGATGAAGGCATCCTTCGTGGGCTTGCTGGGCGGACTAGTTTTTTCGATTGTGCTGGTCTATCTCTTGATCGTCATTAACTTTCAATCCTGGATGGATCCGTTCGTTATTATTGCCGCTCTGCCAGCTGCTCTGGCAGGAATTGTATGGTTCCTCTTTCTTACGCACACCACGCTGAGCGTACCGGCGTTGACAGGCTCGATTATGTGCATGGGGGTAGCGACAGCAAACAGTATTCTCGTTGTGAGCTTTGCTAAAGAGCAGATGGAAGAAAAGAAGACCGCGACAGAAGCTGCGCTAGAGGCTGGGTTTACGCGTTTTCGTCCTGTGCTGATGACGGCGTTGGCGATGATCATAGGCATGGTACCAATGGCGTTGGGACTGGGCGAAGGGGGAGAGCAGAACGCTCCGCTGGGACGCGCCGTAATTGGCGGATTGCTCTTAGCGACGTTATCCACATTGTTTTTTGTGCCGACCTTTTTCAGTCTTGTTCATGCGAAGGACAAGCCCAAGGTAGTTGAGTACAATGACGAATTTCGTACTGGTGAATCGGCTGGAGAAATATCATGA
- a CDS encoding efflux RND transporter periplasmic adaptor subunit, translated as MTNNAAQKNSNGRTGVQDPAAVNRNHSETPESKGSRMRYVVILMVLLVVVAILVITGIVPRLRASRALAAETNALAAPTVLVIQPKPGAPSQEIVLPGNIEAFVDSPIFARTNGYLKRWYFDIGSHVKQGQLLAEIESPEIDHELSQALADLGTAQANEHLSEITANRFSDLIKQDAVSQQDTDNAVNDLAARRTAVKSAQANVDRLRQLVAFEKVFAPFDGVVTARNTDIGQLIDSGAAGGQARSLFQMAAINRLRVFISVPQIYSQAATPGLTADLMFAEFPGRRFPGKLVRTSRAIDPVSRTLNVEVDVDNTKGELFPGAYAEVHLKLKDGLRSTLVVPVSALLFRREGLRIAVAKGDNTAELLPITLGRDFGDVAEVTTGLTGEERVITNPPDSIIDGEQLNVQVENQQATKAAGRAGGK; from the coding sequence ATGACGAACAATGCTGCACAGAAAAACTCGAACGGCCGAACAGGTGTCCAGGATCCTGCGGCGGTGAACCGGAACCATAGCGAGACGCCGGAAAGCAAGGGTTCACGGATGCGCTATGTAGTGATCCTGATGGTCCTTCTGGTCGTAGTTGCCATACTCGTGATTACGGGGATCGTTCCCAGGTTACGTGCGAGTAGGGCTCTGGCTGCAGAGACGAACGCACTGGCTGCACCGACTGTTCTGGTGATTCAACCGAAGCCGGGCGCACCTTCGCAGGAGATTGTGCTGCCGGGCAATATCGAGGCCTTTGTCGATTCGCCTATTTTTGCCAGAACAAACGGATATCTGAAACGCTGGTACTTCGACATTGGTTCCCACGTCAAACAGGGCCAGTTGCTGGCCGAGATCGAATCACCTGAGATCGATCACGAGTTGTCGCAGGCGCTGGCAGATCTTGGAACGGCGCAAGCGAACGAACATCTCTCTGAAATTACCGCAAACCGCTTCTCAGATCTGATCAAGCAGGACGCCGTCTCGCAACAGGACACGGATAATGCAGTGAACGACCTCGCCGCAAGGAGGACGGCAGTGAAGTCCGCTCAGGCGAATGTAGATAGGCTCAGACAACTAGTAGCCTTTGAAAAAGTTTTCGCACCGTTTGATGGTGTCGTGACGGCGCGCAATACGGATATCGGACAGCTGATTGACTCCGGTGCCGCTGGCGGACAAGCCCGCTCTCTGTTCCAGATGGCGGCTATCAACAGACTGCGTGTGTTCATCAGCGTGCCGCAAATTTATTCGCAGGCAGCTACACCTGGGCTTACCGCAGATTTGATGTTTGCCGAGTTCCCAGGACGGCGCTTTCCGGGCAAACTGGTGCGGACTTCGAGGGCGATCGATCCTGTCTCTCGAACATTGAATGTTGAAGTAGATGTCGATAATACGAAGGGCGAGTTGTTTCCCGGCGCTTATGCCGAGGTTCACCTAAAGCTGAAGGACGGCCTAAGATCAACGTTGGTTGTCCCTGTCAGCGCGCTCTTGTTCCGTCGCGAAGGGCTGAGGATCGCCGTAGCCAAGGGCGACAACACTGCGGAATTGTTGCCGATCACGTTGGGGCGCGACTTCGGAGATGTTGCCGAGGTCACAACCGGACTAACGGGAGAGGAACGCGTGATCACTAATCCTCCCGATTCGATCATCGATGGGGAACAGCTTAACGTTCAGGTAGAAAACCAGCAGGCGACTAAAGCGGCGGGAAGGGCCGGCGGGAAATGA